One region of Alcanivorax sediminis genomic DNA includes:
- a CDS encoding alkaline phosphatase D family protein, producing MTQMVNRFAVGPIVGESAETHARVFGALPRQTLAAGQKYQWGRIRWRCMGEPDWSATRRFRLNGNFDGSGVVVLNGLQPGKRYQFQAGWIDSEDDLMLNWEQIEVGEFFTNQPVANSSRFLFGSCCYRFVGLDGKIQDDRADKIFSEMRALAEQEKPDFVLFGGDQVYADSMHGLGAAESREDFFSLYRESFSQPHLARLLRETSSYMILDDHEIENNWPARADAARWTNKYPAAIKAYQIYQASHSPAAPLNSAGTYLDRDPDRFWYTFSRGPADFFVMDVRTERVLSRWPWQRQMISDAQEMAFRKWLDVEPDRIKVLVSSVVLFPEQRRPFKGKDAWEGFRHQRQRLLQAMADSPSRKLVVLSGDVHASLYARLTLNGGKQVHSWTCSGLFWPTALMAFRWYRPMLRVPGLLYGGWGKPLGQVSVPGEVFSDNAFSMVSFSDQGACFALYDRRRRLLESVSQEILW from the coding sequence ATGACACAGATGGTGAACCGCTTCGCGGTTGGCCCGATTGTGGGTGAATCTGCTGAAACACATGCCAGAGTGTTTGGTGCCTTGCCCAGACAGACACTGGCCGCGGGTCAGAAGTACCAGTGGGGGCGGATTCGATGGCGTTGTATGGGGGAGCCTGATTGGTCTGCGACACGCCGTTTCAGGCTCAATGGCAACTTTGATGGCAGTGGGGTGGTTGTCCTGAATGGCTTGCAGCCGGGCAAGCGTTATCAGTTTCAGGCGGGCTGGATCGACAGTGAAGATGACCTGATGCTGAACTGGGAGCAGATCGAAGTCGGTGAATTTTTCACCAATCAGCCAGTGGCGAACAGTAGCCGTTTCCTATTCGGCTCCTGTTGTTATCGTTTTGTGGGACTGGATGGAAAAATCCAGGATGATCGTGCGGACAAGATCTTTTCCGAAATGCGTGCGCTGGCGGAACAGGAAAAGCCGGACTTTGTGCTCTTTGGTGGGGATCAGGTGTATGCCGACTCCATGCATGGCCTGGGGGCAGCGGAAAGTCGCGAGGATTTTTTCAGCCTGTACAGGGAAAGCTTCTCGCAGCCACACCTGGCCAGACTACTGCGCGAAACCAGCAGTTACATGATTCTCGATGACCACGAGATCGAAAACAATTGGCCCGCGAGGGCCGACGCGGCGCGTTGGACGAATAAATATCCGGCGGCCATCAAGGCCTATCAGATCTACCAGGCGTCCCATTCTCCCGCTGCACCCTTGAACAGTGCCGGCACCTACCTGGACCGGGACCCGGACAGGTTCTGGTACACCTTTTCCCGTGGGCCGGCAGACTTCTTCGTGATGGATGTACGCACCGAGAGGGTACTCAGCCGCTGGCCGTGGCAGCGGCAAATGATCAGCGATGCCCAGGAAATGGCGTTCCGGAAGTGGCTTGATGTTGAGCCAGATCGAATCAAGGTGTTGGTCAGCTCGGTGGTACTGTTCCCGGAGCAGCGTCGACCGTTTAAAGGCAAGGATGCCTGGGAGGGCTTCCGCCACCAGAGACAGCGATTACTGCAGGCCATGGCAGACAGCCCCAGTCGCAAGCTGGTGGTGCTCAGCGGCGATGTACATGCCTCGTTATACGCCAGACTTACCCTGAATGGTGGCAAGCAGGTTCATAGCTGGACCTGCTCCGGTCTGTTCTGGCCCACTGCCTTGATGGCGTTTCGCTGGTATCGGCCAATGCTGAGGGTGCCAGGACTGCTCTACGGTGGCTGGGGCAAGCCATTGGGGCAGGTAAGTGTGCCGGGAGAGGTATTCAGCGACAATGCCTTTTCCATGGTGTCGTTCAGCGATCAGGGTGCCTGCTTTGCCCTCTACGACCGGCGCCGGCGCCTTCTGGAGAGCGTCAGCCAGGAGATCCTCTGGTAG
- a CDS encoding DUF2288 domain-containing protein, with product MSEHTEDREILRAKLNQETAKAGWAELQPFFARGQTIYVAPELDLIEVALAFSEDNAAQISLWREKGQVDKVADEQAARWYDSDQTLWSVVVMPWVLVQPEQLQ from the coding sequence ATGTCTGAACACACCGAAGACCGCGAAATTCTCAGAGCCAAACTGAATCAGGAAACCGCCAAGGCGGGTTGGGCAGAGCTGCAGCCATTTTTTGCCCGTGGCCAGACGATATATGTGGCGCCGGAGCTGGATCTGATTGAGGTGGCACTGGCCTTTTCGGAAGACAATGCTGCTCAGATCAGCCTCTGGCGCGAGAAAGGGCAGGTGGACAAGGTGGCCGATGAACAGGCCGCTCGTTGGTATGACTCGGATCAGACACTATGGTCTGTGGTGGTAATGCCCTGGGTGCTGGTGCAGCCGGAGCAACTGCAATAA
- a CDS encoding alpha/beta family hydrolase, which produces MLLLAHGAGAPMDSDFMNAMADAVAAQGISVARFEFPYMHRRRIEGRQFPPDRAPKLIEHFSRVVEQARSIELPVWIGGKSMGGRMASMLAADSTLQDSPVQGVVALGYPFHPPGKPEKVRTGHLGELTVPMLVCQGDRDPFGKVDEVSGYDLPPSIQVHWMESGDHDLRPLKRSGLSQSDLISKAASQIGIFVTS; this is translated from the coding sequence GTGTTGCTGCTTGCGCATGGCGCGGGTGCCCCCATGGACAGCGATTTCATGAATGCCATGGCCGATGCGGTGGCGGCACAGGGCATCAGCGTGGCGAGATTTGAGTTTCCCTACATGCATCGCCGCCGTATCGAGGGCCGACAATTCCCGCCCGACCGTGCGCCGAAGTTGATTGAGCATTTCAGCAGGGTAGTGGAGCAGGCCAGATCAATTGAGTTGCCAGTCTGGATTGGTGGCAAGTCCATGGGTGGACGTATGGCCTCTATGTTGGCGGCTGATTCGACTTTACAAGACAGCCCGGTGCAAGGTGTGGTGGCTCTGGGGTATCCTTTCCACCCACCAGGAAAGCCGGAGAAAGTTCGAACAGGACATCTTGGTGAGCTGACGGTTCCGATGCTTGTCTGTCAGGGCGACCGGGATCCGTTTGGCAAGGTTGATGAAGTGTCAGGGTATGACTTGCCTCCATCCATCCAGGTGCATTGGATGGAAAGTGGAGATCATGATCTCAGACCTCTCAAGCGTAGCGGATTGAGCCAGTCGGACTTGATATCAAAAGCCGCAAGCCAGATTGGCATTTTCGTTACATCATAA
- a CDS encoding PA0069 family radical SAM protein has protein sequence MPAVNRGTLSQMPGRFAVSHSEMDEGPVNRPTRYHRELAKSIIITNRSPDLPFAQSINPYRGCEHGCIYCYARPNHAYVDLSPGQDFESEIFCKENAAEVLRESLRKPGYRCQPVVLGTATDPYQPAERERRLTRELLQVLADCQHPFSLITKSTLVLRDLDLIAPMAKAGRASVTVSVTTLDNRLKAQLEPRASGGKERLRAIRELSRAGVPVSVLVAPVIPFINDHELEDIVGQVAQAGAEHAGYVVLRLPHEVGPLWQAWLEEHYPDRAEKVMSVMRDLHGGAIYDSRWHHRQSGQGAWSHLLRQRFETACRGAGLAARESMTLDSSGFVPPGPEGQLALWEA, from the coding sequence ATGCCTGCCGTAAATCGGGGAACGCTCAGTCAGATGCCGGGCCGCTTTGCTGTTTCGCACAGCGAGATGGATGAGGGACCAGTTAATCGTCCGACCCGTTATCACCGCGAGTTGGCCAAGAGCATTATCATAACCAATCGCAGTCCGGACTTGCCCTTCGCCCAGAGCATCAATCCTTATCGAGGCTGTGAGCATGGCTGTATTTATTGCTATGCCCGGCCGAACCATGCCTACGTGGATCTTTCCCCCGGTCAGGACTTTGAAAGTGAGATCTTCTGCAAGGAAAACGCAGCAGAAGTGCTCCGCGAAAGCCTGCGAAAGCCCGGCTACCGCTGCCAGCCAGTGGTACTGGGCACGGCCACAGACCCTTATCAACCGGCAGAGCGCGAACGACGTCTGACCCGAGAGTTGCTACAGGTGCTGGCGGACTGCCAGCACCCCTTCAGCCTGATAACCAAGAGTACGCTGGTGCTGCGTGACCTGGATCTGATCGCCCCGATGGCCAAAGCGGGGAGAGCGAGCGTTACCGTCTCTGTTACTACCCTGGATAACCGCCTCAAGGCACAGCTTGAGCCCCGTGCCAGTGGCGGCAAGGAACGCCTGCGTGCCATTCGTGAGTTGAGTCGCGCTGGTGTGCCGGTATCGGTGCTGGTGGCACCAGTGATTCCCTTTATCAATGACCATGAGCTGGAAGACATAGTTGGTCAGGTGGCACAGGCGGGTGCGGAGCACGCCGGATATGTGGTGTTGCGTTTACCCCATGAGGTTGGCCCACTCTGGCAAGCGTGGCTTGAGGAGCATTACCCGGACCGGGCAGAAAAGGTCATGTCGGTCATGCGAGATCTGCACGGCGGCGCTATTTATGACAGTCGCTGGCATCATAGACAAAGCGGTCAGGGAGCCTGGTCCCATCTGCTGCGACAGCGATTTGAAACTGCATGCCGTGGGGCTGGCTTGGCTGCGCGGGAATCCATGACACTGGATAGCTCTGGTTTTGTTCCCCCGGGCCCTGAAGGGCAGTTGGCACTGTGGGAGGCATGA
- a CDS encoding tetratricopeptide repeat protein has translation MGYPLRPPALWLLLLFGLANVMLSNMMTFLFFLFVSTLLSVYAMLVIADVARDNWTPPSPMDGISEGGLLFRQIGLLLVLFTGPFLFASVSMVLALGLLALATFILPAALMLLALSGSLLMALNPLRWLQLILTVGASYLLLWLAVMGVTAAPALLESGEALPALVFVGATFSAYTTLVAAAMMGAMLNQKARQLGLAIDEDRGRSLPEDEYEVAEVLGGAHIYAQEGRLQDALAVVNRGLTTLPTHPELNRRRLRLLKLLGKESPWLEQLARFVRHQLGSGNAGTAVQIWLEAVQQQPELRFEDDPALCLSLAKALYERGRIREAQQLLVNLHQRAPQFKGLGEAYMLLARLYLELGSADTAKRLVGFVKKHFPQDHDSQQGMVTANLLERLQSQSG, from the coding sequence ATGGGTTATCCTCTAAGACCACCGGCACTGTGGTTGTTGCTCTTGTTTGGCCTTGCCAATGTCATGCTGAGCAACATGATGACCTTTCTGTTCTTCCTGTTTGTCTCTACCTTGCTATCTGTTTATGCGATGCTGGTTATTGCTGATGTGGCACGGGATAACTGGACTCCGCCGTCCCCCATGGATGGGATCTCGGAAGGTGGTTTGCTGTTTCGCCAGATTGGGCTACTGCTTGTTCTTTTTACCGGCCCGTTCCTTTTCGCCTCTGTTTCCATGGTGCTTGCCCTCGGCCTGCTCGCCCTGGCTACCTTCATACTGCCTGCGGCACTCATGCTGCTGGCGCTTAGTGGCTCCTTGCTCATGGCGTTGAACCCTCTGCGCTGGCTGCAATTGATCCTGACGGTGGGGGCATCCTACCTGCTGTTGTGGTTGGCGGTGATGGGGGTGACTGCGGCACCTGCACTGCTTGAGTCAGGCGAAGCGCTACCAGCACTGGTCTTTGTCGGGGCGACTTTTTCTGCTTACACAACCCTTGTTGCTGCGGCGATGATGGGCGCTATGCTCAACCAAAAGGCTCGCCAGCTGGGTTTGGCAATAGATGAAGACCGTGGTCGCTCTCTTCCGGAGGATGAATACGAGGTGGCGGAAGTGCTGGGTGGAGCACATATCTATGCTCAGGAGGGCCGCCTTCAGGATGCACTTGCAGTCGTGAATAGAGGTCTGACGACATTGCCTACTCATCCTGAGCTTAACAGGCGTCGCTTACGACTGTTGAAGTTGCTGGGTAAAGAATCGCCATGGTTGGAGCAATTAGCACGGTTCGTACGGCATCAGCTGGGCAGCGGAAATGCGGGGACGGCGGTGCAGATCTGGCTGGAGGCGGTCCAACAACAGCCGGAGCTTCGTTTTGAGGATGACCCTGCATTATGTCTGTCGCTTGCAAAAGCCCTCTATGAGCGCGGCCGTATCCGTGAGGCCCAGCAACTATTGGTGAATCTTCACCAGCGTGCACCACAGTTCAAGGGGCTAGGTGAAGCGTATATGTTACTTGCGCGGCTTTACCTTGAGTTGGGCAGTGCAGATACCGCAAAGAGGCTGGTTGGATTTGTGAAAAAACACTTTCCACAAGACCATGACAGCCAGCAGGGAATGGTCACTGCGAACTTGCTGGAACGGCTGCAAAGCCAGAGCGGATGA
- a CDS encoding NAD-glutamate dehydrogenase, which translates to MQDDIAQRQTLMLAQLERMLTAQIDPKDQPLFRSFLTGYFEMASHAALNARTPEHLFRLACDHWQMAQQRDQELLIEVCPPERTGELACLRTVCTDIPFLVDSVAMAVRDADTAIDWTIHPVLRIRRNDDGQISHIDGVGDGEHPAESLIYMEFEPLGSEQEYQALREQLELVLGELRGVVQDFHAMLDHLRATQQNLSQEYPGRDQEELAEARAFIEWLQQEHFTFLGYARSHAHNVGEVTQVQLDNDAGLGLARAGSRHADADQFIAPHEEMAKYITHGRLVVVTKANMRSSIHHPHYMDVISIKRLAPDGSVEGTDRYIGLFSLDAYINRPRDIPLIRRKVNHVLERSRLPERSHSGKHLRDIIYQLPRDELFQCSEDELFHMCMGIRALRDRDHLRLFLRRDRYGRFYSCMVYLSREQFSRELRDKVTDELKRLCNGLSVERTVDFLREGLARIHCIIRIPQGTQLGMTEGQVEERLLVVTRSWSDQLRAILREEGEEGIALAMRYGDAFPVGYQENTSALEAAADIHYLSQLSEHQPVLPSLSVSNEDSSACPTFLRLFSLGKPLGLSDILPLLENFGLRVVSQEPTRLCLRDGPDQWVQSFSVRVHGDCALGPVQQKRFFEEAFLACWKGITENDGLHRLVLLAGLNARQVVCLRVLTRYLVQTELPFSQGYMEQLLADNAVIARLLVQQFENRFDPSLDEDRRQREGVVLAQTLDHELDQVASLDADRVLRAFLSVVRAGLRTNFYQPDAEGKVKPYVSLKLDPTLVAELPPPLPMYETFVYSPQMEGIHLRGGPVARGGLRWSDRREDFRTEVLGLVKAQMVKNAIIVPVGAKGGFVVKQGSPANREAWQQQGVECYKQLIRGLLDITDNREGDSVVSPSSVVRHDVDDPYLVVAADKGTATFSDIANGLADEYDFWLGDAFASGGSVGYDHKKMGITARGAWESVKRHFREMGKDIQQQPFTVAGIGDMGGDVFGNGMLLSEHIQLVAAFNHLHIFIDPHPDPARTYRERQRLFTTKGATWDDFDRTCLSEGGEIYPRSAKNIRLSPQACEALGIEQSSLTPAELIQAILKAPVELLWNGGIGTYVKGSHESHAQVGDRANDAIRINGRELRCKVVGEGGNLGLTQLGRVEYALHGGHINTDAIDNSGGVHSSDREVNIKIPLNQMLKAGTLTHSERDPLLEVMTGDVADAVLRDNYVQSLALSLLEYDAASRLEEHASHLRMLERQGALTRTVEFLPDDESLTERRSRGNGLTRPELSVLLSYTKNALFDALLASDVPDDPFFDRDVLSYFPKALVENYREALLSHGLRRELIATVLANAVVNRMGFAFVHRFADEHGLSLHRLVKAYAMAHAVFDADEYWKTVDRLDGTVDSQVQLRLYGRVTGLLKHMTTWLLFYKWGRRPVAEAVSRFQSAIVELEQWLPEILPGGYQDDWQQAVAGMGEDGVPEKEARILANTMVLGSAPDIAELASQAQVPLKLAAEVYFTVGDRLNILWLLSAIVDLSVNGKWQALARANLREDCYRLHRQVAARVLEQEGENADQRFEAWLGKSTNKIEFSIRRLKGLQADSRHDFMTLAVGVRELRKLRFL; encoded by the coding sequence ATGCAGGACGATATCGCCCAACGTCAGACCCTGATGCTGGCTCAGCTGGAACGGATGCTGACAGCCCAGATTGATCCCAAGGATCAACCTCTTTTCCGCAGTTTTCTGACGGGCTACTTCGAAATGGCCAGTCACGCTGCCCTGAATGCCCGTACCCCGGAACATCTTTTCCGCCTTGCCTGCGATCACTGGCAAATGGCACAGCAGCGCGATCAGGAATTGTTGATTGAAGTTTGCCCTCCGGAGAGGACCGGAGAGCTGGCATGCCTGCGCACCGTGTGTACGGATATTCCCTTCCTGGTGGATTCAGTCGCCATGGCGGTGCGCGATGCGGATACCGCCATCGACTGGACCATTCATCCTGTGCTGCGCATCCGTCGTAACGATGACGGGCAGATTTCCCACATTGATGGGGTAGGCGATGGTGAGCATCCTGCGGAATCGCTGATCTACATGGAATTTGAGCCGCTGGGCAGCGAGCAGGAGTATCAGGCGCTTCGAGAACAGCTGGAGCTGGTGCTTGGCGAGTTAAGGGGGGTTGTGCAGGACTTTCACGCCATGCTTGATCACTTGCGGGCCACCCAGCAAAACCTGTCGCAGGAGTATCCGGGTCGGGATCAGGAAGAACTGGCGGAGGCGCGGGCTTTCATTGAATGGCTCCAGCAGGAGCACTTTACCTTCCTGGGGTATGCCCGTTCCCATGCACATAATGTGGGAGAAGTTACCCAGGTCCAGCTGGACAATGATGCTGGCCTGGGTCTCGCCCGCGCGGGTAGCCGTCACGCAGATGCAGATCAGTTCATCGCGCCCCATGAGGAGATGGCCAAGTACATTACCCATGGGCGCCTGGTGGTGGTGACCAAGGCGAACATGCGCTCTTCCATCCATCATCCCCACTACATGGATGTGATTTCCATCAAGCGCCTGGCTCCGGATGGCAGCGTGGAGGGCACCGATCGCTATATAGGGCTGTTCTCGCTTGATGCCTATATCAATCGCCCCCGGGATATTCCCCTGATTCGCCGCAAGGTGAACCACGTGCTGGAGCGTTCGCGGCTGCCTGAGCGCTCCCATTCCGGGAAACATCTACGCGATATCATCTATCAGCTGCCGCGCGATGAGCTGTTCCAGTGTAGCGAGGATGAGCTGTTCCATATGTGCATGGGCATCCGCGCCCTGAGAGACCGTGATCATCTGCGCCTGTTCCTGCGCCGTGACCGTTACGGCCGCTTTTATTCGTGCATGGTGTATCTCAGCCGCGAGCAGTTCTCTCGGGAACTCAGGGACAAGGTCACTGATGAGCTGAAGCGGCTATGCAATGGTTTGTCGGTGGAGCGCACGGTGGATTTCCTCCGCGAAGGGCTGGCACGGATTCATTGCATTATCCGTATCCCTCAGGGGACGCAGCTCGGGATGACGGAAGGGCAGGTGGAAGAACGTCTGCTGGTGGTAACCCGGTCCTGGTCTGATCAACTGCGGGCGATTCTCCGCGAAGAGGGCGAAGAGGGTATCGCACTGGCCATGCGTTACGGCGATGCCTTCCCGGTGGGCTATCAGGAAAATACCAGCGCGCTGGAAGCGGCTGCGGATATTCATTACCTGTCCCAGCTCTCCGAGCATCAGCCGGTGCTGCCGAGCCTGTCGGTCAGTAACGAAGATTCTTCCGCATGCCCCACTTTCCTTCGCCTGTTCAGCCTCGGCAAGCCGCTCGGGCTTTCCGACATTCTGCCGTTGCTGGAAAACTTTGGTTTGCGAGTGGTGAGCCAGGAGCCCACGCGACTCTGTCTTCGTGATGGTCCGGATCAATGGGTACAGTCCTTCTCGGTGAGAGTACATGGGGACTGTGCGTTGGGGCCGGTGCAGCAGAAACGGTTTTTTGAAGAGGCGTTCCTCGCCTGTTGGAAGGGCATCACCGAGAACGATGGCTTGCACCGTCTGGTTCTGCTGGCCGGGCTTAATGCGCGGCAAGTGGTGTGTCTTCGGGTGTTGACCCGTTATCTGGTGCAAACCGAACTGCCGTTTTCGCAGGGCTACATGGAGCAGTTGCTGGCGGATAATGCCGTCATTGCGCGGCTGCTGGTTCAGCAATTCGAGAACCGGTTTGACCCGTCGCTGGATGAAGACAGACGACAGCGTGAAGGGGTGGTGCTGGCCCAGACTCTGGATCATGAGCTGGACCAGGTTGCGTCGCTGGATGCAGATCGTGTGCTGCGTGCATTCCTGAGTGTGGTGCGGGCGGGTCTGAGGACGAATTTCTACCAGCCGGATGCCGAGGGCAAAGTGAAGCCCTACGTCAGCCTGAAACTGGATCCGACTCTGGTGGCGGAATTGCCTCCGCCACTCCCCATGTATGAAACCTTTGTGTATTCCCCGCAGATGGAGGGTATCCACCTGCGCGGCGGTCCGGTGGCCAGGGGCGGCTTGCGCTGGTCCGATCGGCGCGAGGACTTCCGCACCGAAGTGCTGGGTCTGGTGAAGGCGCAGATGGTCAAGAACGCTATCATCGTGCCGGTAGGTGCCAAGGGCGGCTTCGTGGTGAAGCAGGGCAGCCCCGCCAACCGCGAGGCCTGGCAGCAGCAGGGGGTCGAGTGTTACAAGCAGCTGATACGAGGCTTGCTGGATATTACGGATAACCGTGAAGGTGACTCCGTGGTCTCGCCTTCGTCGGTGGTTCGCCACGACGTGGATGATCCTTATCTGGTGGTCGCGGCGGACAAAGGCACGGCCACATTCTCTGATATCGCTAACGGTCTGGCGGATGAGTATGACTTCTGGCTAGGTGATGCTTTTGCCTCCGGCGGGAGTGTGGGCTACGACCACAAGAAAATGGGTATCACTGCCCGTGGAGCCTGGGAGAGCGTCAAGCGGCATTTCCGCGAGATGGGCAAGGATATCCAGCAGCAGCCCTTCACGGTGGCAGGCATTGGTGACATGGGTGGGGATGTGTTTGGCAATGGCATGTTGCTGTCGGAACACATCCAGCTGGTGGCTGCCTTTAACCACCTGCATATCTTCATCGACCCCCATCCGGATCCCGCTCGTACCTACCGGGAACGGCAGCGATTGTTTACCACCAAAGGGGCGACCTGGGATGATTTTGATCGCACTTGCCTTTCCGAGGGCGGTGAGATTTATCCCCGTTCCGCCAAGAATATTCGTCTGAGCCCCCAGGCCTGCGAGGCGCTGGGCATTGAGCAGAGCAGCCTGACGCCAGCGGAGTTGATTCAGGCGATTCTCAAGGCGCCCGTGGAACTGCTCTGGAATGGCGGGATTGGTACCTATGTGAAAGGAAGCCATGAAAGTCACGCCCAGGTCGGCGACAGAGCCAACGATGCCATACGCATTAATGGCCGTGAGTTGCGCTGCAAGGTGGTGGGTGAGGGCGGCAATCTGGGGCTGACCCAGCTTGGCCGGGTGGAGTACGCGCTGCATGGTGGGCATATCAACACCGATGCCATTGATAACTCCGGAGGCGTGCACAGCTCTGACCGGGAAGTGAATATCAAGATTCCCCTTAATCAGATGCTCAAGGCCGGGACGCTGACCCATAGCGAGCGGGACCCTTTACTGGAAGTCATGACCGGAGACGTGGCCGACGCCGTTTTGCGGGATAACTACGTGCAAAGTCTGGCGCTCAGTCTCCTGGAATACGATGCGGCCAGCAGGCTGGAAGAGCATGCCAGCCATCTGCGAATGCTGGAGCGTCAGGGGGCGCTCACTCGAACAGTGGAATTTCTTCCGGATGATGAAAGTCTGACCGAGCGCCGTAGCCGGGGGAACGGGCTCACCCGTCCCGAGCTGTCGGTGCTGCTTTCCTACACCAAGAATGCCCTGTTCGATGCACTGCTGGCCTCAGATGTACCTGATGATCCGTTCTTTGACCGGGATGTTTTGAGCTATTTTCCAAAAGCACTGGTGGAGAACTACAGGGAGGCGCTGCTTAGTCACGGGCTACGCCGGGAGTTGATTGCCACCGTGCTGGCCAACGCGGTGGTGAACCGTATGGGCTTTGCCTTTGTGCATCGCTTCGCTGATGAGCATGGCCTGTCCCTGCATCGGTTGGTCAAGGCCTATGCCATGGCGCATGCCGTGTTCGATGCGGATGAGTACTGGAAGACAGTGGACCGACTGGATGGGACCGTGGATAGCCAGGTACAGCTGCGCTTGTATGGGCGTGTGACCGGTCTGCTGAAACACATGACCACCTGGTTACTATTCTACAAGTGGGGGCGCCGCCCGGTGGCGGAGGCCGTGAGCCGCTTTCAATCGGCGATCGTAGAGCTTGAACAGTGGTTGCCGGAGATCTTGCCGGGAGGATATCAGGATGACTGGCAGCAAGCGGTGGCAGGCATGGGAGAGGACGGGGTGCCCGAGAAAGAAGCTCGCATCCTGGCCAACACCATGGTGCTTGGCAGTGCGCCGGATATTGCCGAGCTGGCCTCCCAGGCGCAGGTGCCATTGAAGCTGGCGGCGGAGGTCTATTTCACTGTAGGTGACCGGCTCAACATACTCTGGCTATTGTCGGCCATTGTGGATCTCAGCGTGAATGGCAAGTGGCAGGCGCTGGCCAGAGCCAATCTTCGAGAAGATTGCTATCGGCTCCATCGCCAGGTGGCCGCCCGGGTGCTGGAACAGGAGGGCGAGAATGCTGACCAGCGTTTTGAGGCCTGGTTGGGAAAATCTACCAACAAGATTGAGTTCAGCATCCGTCGTCTTAAGGGGCTTCAGGCAGATAGTCGCCATGACTTCATGACACTGGCGGTGGGCGTGAGAGAGCTTCGCAAGTTACGCTTTTTGTAG
- a CDS encoding TetR family transcriptional regulator codes for MNSCCFQRARSPEQKAERRAQILQAAEDAFESDRFQAVALVDIARQAGVTKAALYRYFPSKEALFLALYLSELEALADIELQGGKPLWEQMADVLIQQRLFCRLTAILHSVLEQNLDVQQARDFKQTLLKHFAVLSGRLQQHYSLPADKVNKYLMQVQQSIIGCWIVSNPAPVIDHLLTEPPLSIFRVEFAEALRQQLKALESAL; via the coding sequence ATGAATTCTTGTTGTTTCCAACGCGCCCGTTCGCCTGAGCAAAAGGCAGAGCGACGGGCGCAAATACTCCAGGCTGCTGAGGACGCTTTTGAAAGCGACCGCTTTCAGGCGGTAGCGCTGGTCGATATCGCCAGACAGGCAGGTGTCACCAAGGCGGCCCTGTACCGCTATTTTCCCTCCAAAGAAGCCCTCTTTCTTGCGCTTTACCTGAGCGAGCTGGAGGCCTTGGCTGACATTGAGCTTCAGGGTGGCAAGCCGCTTTGGGAGCAGATGGCGGATGTGCTGATACAGCAGCGGTTATTCTGCCGCCTCACGGCTATTCTCCACTCGGTGCTGGAGCAGAACCTTGATGTTCAGCAAGCACGGGATTTCAAACAGACCCTGTTGAAACACTTCGCCGTTCTGAGTGGTCGGTTGCAGCAGCATTATTCGTTGCCCGCAGACAAGGTAAACAAGTATCTCATGCAGGTTCAGCAAAGCATTATCGGTTGCTGGATCGTGAGCAATCCGGCCCCGGTGATAGATCACCTCCTGACAGAGCCCCCCCTGAGTATCTTTCGGGTAGAGTTCGCTGAGGCCCTCCGGCAGCAGCTGAAGGCCTTGGAGTCGGCGTTGTAG
- a CDS encoding SDR family NAD(P)-dependent oxidoreductase, whose protein sequence is MESAALRAVVVTGASAGIGEQFARQLAVAGHHLVLVARRLDRLEALGSELQERHNIQVVCIACDLAKPSAAEELVAALAEKQVEVTGLINNAGFGDRGFVEALSLQRQLDMIQVNVTSLVDLTWRLLPGLKKVANSFIINVASTAAFQAGPNMAVYYASKAFVLSFSEALHEELKGDGVAVSALCPGATDSEFASEANMTETMLFKAGTMSAEDVVRKALAARRRAIVIPGLKNLLLVWMGKLSPRMITRRLAGILQA, encoded by the coding sequence ATGGAATCAGCAGCATTGCGCGCAGTTGTAGTGACCGGTGCCAGCGCCGGTATTGGTGAACAGTTTGCCCGGCAACTGGCGGTGGCTGGTCACCATCTGGTTCTGGTAGCGAGGCGTCTTGATCGTTTGGAGGCACTGGGCAGTGAGCTGCAGGAGCGTCATAACATTCAGGTTGTCTGCATTGCCTGTGATCTTGCCAAGCCTTCTGCCGCAGAAGAGCTTGTCGCTGCGCTGGCAGAGAAACAGGTTGAAGTTACCGGCCTGATCAATAATGCCGGTTTCGGTGATCGTGGTTTTGTCGAAGCGCTTTCCTTGCAGCGTCAGCTTGACATGATTCAGGTAAATGTAACGTCACTCGTTGACCTGACCTGGCGTTTGTTGCCGGGACTGAAAAAAGTCGCCAACAGCTTCATTATCAACGTGGCTTCGACAGCGGCCTTCCAGGCCGGTCCTAACATGGCGGTATATTACGCCAGCAAGGCGTTCGTGCTTTCCTTTTCCGAGGCTCTGCATGAGGAGCTTAAAGGCGATGGTGTGGCGGTCAGCGCGCTGTGTCCAGGGGCAACAGATTCCGAATTTGCCAGCGAGGCGAACATGACAGAGACCATGCTGTTCAAGGCCGGGACAATGAGCGCTGAAGACGTTGTGCGTAAAGCATTGGCAGCACGCCGCCGTGCGATCGTCATTCCTGGTTTGAAGAACCTGCTGCTGGTCTGGATGGGCAAATTGTCACCACGTATGATTACACGCCGTTTGGCTGGTATCCTGCAGGCATGA